In Melospiza melodia melodia isolate bMelMel2 unplaced genomic scaffold, bMelMel2.pri scaffold_18, whole genome shotgun sequence, the following are encoded in one genomic region:
- the LOC134433403 gene encoding fructose-bisphosphate aldolase A-like, producing the protein MLGRVDKGVVPLAGTNGETTTQGLDGLMERCAQYKKDGAGFAKWRCVLKITAHTPTRLTVMENTNMLARYASICQQNGIVPIVEPEILPDGDHDLKTCQYVTEKVLAAVYKALSDHHVYLEGTLLKPNMVTAGHACATKYSPEEIAMPTVTALRRTVPPAVPGITFLSGGQSVEEASINLNTINRCLLPRPWALTFSYGRALQASALKAWGGKKDNTKAAQEEYVKRALANSLACQGKYTPSGTAGAAASESLFVSNHAY; encoded by the exons gTGGACAAGGGCGTGGTGCCCCTGGCTGGCACCAACGGCGAGACCACGACCCAGG gtcTCGATGGCCTCATGGAGCGCTGTGCCCAGTACAAGAAGGACGGCGCTGGCTTTGCCAAGTGGCGCTGCGTGCTCAAGATCACGGCGCACACGCCCACGCGCCTCACCGTCATGGAGAACACCAACATGCTGGCGCGCTACGCCAGCATCTGCCAGCAG aaCGGCATTGTCCCCATCGTGGAGCCCGAGATCCTCCCAGACGGTGACCACGACCTCAAGACGTGCCAGTACGTCACCGAGAAG gtgctggcagccgtgTACAAGGCGCTCAGTGACCACCACGTGTACCTCGAGGGGACGCTGCTGAAGCCCAACATGGTGACAGCGGGACATGCCTGTGCCACCAAGTACAGCCCCGAGGAGATCGCCATGCCAACGGTCACCGCACTGAGACGGACCGTGCCACCCGCCgtgccag GGATCACGTTCCTCTCAGGCGGTCAGAGTGTGGAGGAGGCCTCCATCAACCTCAACACCATCAACCGCTGCCTGCTGCCGCGTCCCTGGGCGCTGACCTTCTCGTACGGCCGCGCCCTGCAGGCCTCGGCCCTCAAGGCCTGGGGCGGCAAGAAGGACAACACCAAGGCGGCCCAGGAGGAGTACGTCAAGAGAGCCCTG gccaaCTCCCTGGCATGCCAGGGTAAGTACACCCCCAGTGGCACCGCGGGGGCGGCAGCCAGCGAGTCCCTGTTTGTGTCCAACCACGCCTACTGA